The nucleotide sequence TTATTTTGCAGTGAATTGCTCTTTTTTcatacatgttttcttttactgcAGGTTACCCACTCCACCGCAACACCAGGGAGGCAACCTGGGCAGATTTAAAGGAAAATCAGTCTCATGACAAGACAGAACTCACAAAAGATCTGCAGTAAGTGGTTCAAATCAAGTACATTAAACCACCTGAGATAAATTTACATGTGTACACTCAACACAAAGTAAAATACCTGAATGTCGATATACTCTCTAAAGGAGTGTTTTTGTCTCTAATTGCACAGCACACTCTACAAAAACCATATAGATGACAATGGCCTGTACAATCAAGAAGATGATCTCAACAAGAACCCTGTGGCAGAAGAGATGCAGCGCAAACTCAACATGGAGTCGGAGCGTCTAAGAGCCCGTCTGCGCCAAGAGCTGGCTGAGCTGCGAGCGAGGTTGTCCCCATCTCCAGCTCACCTCAGCTCCACCCTGGCCAGCATGAGGGAACGCTTGGCTCCCCTCACCCAGCAGCTCCAGAGCTCTCTCAGTAGCAACACACAAGATCTGTGTGGGCAGCTGAGCCTCTATCTGCAGGGCCTGGAGACAGTCGATTCTCAGGCAGAGGTCAGTCCGGCTCACTACCAGGAAGCCTTTCAGTGGATGGGCCAAACCCTGGAGCACAGCGGCTCTAAGCTGGCTGACATTATTAGCGACTTCCAGACTAAATCCATTGGGGTGATCGAACATCTGAAAGAGATCAGTGCTAGTGAGGGAGAGGCAGCAAGGTCAGAGCTCTGGCAGGAAATGAGCTCCAAGTTGGGGCAGGAAGTGAACTCACTAAGGGTGGAGGCACAGAATAGGGTGGGGACTTTCAAAGCGGAGCTTGCCGCTCTGCTAGAAACTGCAAGGCCTCTGAAGCCTGAAGTGACAGCCAGTATGGAGCGCTTCTGCCAAAATTCAGCTCTGCAGAGCCAGATGGTTCAGTCCCGGATGGAGAGGCTGTTTGTTGGGCAAGGAGGTGAGCTGGAGGTCCAGGAAGCCCCAAgcctgtttctctcttcttcctcctccacacagTTAGGTGGCTCTTTGCAGGAGGATTTCTCAGTCAAACTCTCTGCTCTGATCCAGGACATTCTGCATTCAGTGCAGTGACAGAGACAAATATGCATttcaaagaaaagacagaaaagtcGCCATTATGGTCCCACTGAAACTATTCTTTTGAAGTATTGTTGTCCAGGATTTGGTTTTATGTTCCTGAAAAAAGTAAGTAGCCTgtacatatttatgaatatattgATTTGATTGAAGTGTTTCTTTCATTGTGTATGTGAATGAGTCAGTGTATTAACTGTGTTGTGTATAAAGATGCTTCTTGttcaaagtaaaacatttgaagaTTGAAAAAATCACCTGTTGCTGTTCTTTTATTACATAATATTAACCACAGAATGACACACAGTTGATTTTAAGCTTTATTTTGAACATGTACAAGATATAGCTGCAAGTCTGACTAATGTACACcatattataatgtgttttaactATTTAAAGCAATGCAATTGAGATACAAGATACCTAAAGCCACTCATAGACTGGTAGGAATATCAATggatgaataataataacataaaatacaaatactaaTTTGCTCACATATTACAAAACActtacaaaaacatattttgcatttacattttttatttttttaatagctcaggttttgactgttccttcataACCGAATAGTGACACTGACTGGACGGACAATACAAGTACATAATGTATATAAACAAAAGGCTATATATTTAGTTGGTTACCTGACAGCTAccttcagtttttaaaatcatgacattgtcggatgttacaAAATCACAATAAACACATAGTTTGGTACAAGGTTACCAGGGGAAGGCATTTTTCCAGTAAAGCTGTCAGTGGAAGGACTGAGGTAATCCTCCCATCCAATAAAACTTCTTCAGGGCAAACCAACCACCAAGAACCAGCAGGACAGCAGCAGCCGAGCCAAATACAACACCCACCACTAAGCCCGTCACATTCATGTCATCTTTCTCTGGTGTCACATTATTACCTGATGCACATAGAGGGAGTTAAATGGATATTTTGGTTTAGGTCAAATAACCTTCAAGACATTAGGATATATTTCTGGATTTATGAACTTGATCAAAATATACTCACTGTAAGCAGCTGCATGCGGCCTGTCTGTTGTGGGTAGAGATTAAAAACAGAGTAAGTAAAGAAGTCAATATTTGATCATAGTTTTTAAATAACAGGAGACCAGTTAAAAGACTTTATTTAAGTGGGTCTAACCTTGTCTAGCAGTGTACAGCGGTCCAACTGAAACAGTGGCAGATTCACTGCTCTCCTCTCCAAAAGGAGTGATAGatctttttcttctgcttccTCCTGTATTACAAGCCTGAAAAACAAGATCCAGATGAGTTTAGTTTGATCTACACTATATCATGTATAACAACAGCTTTTTCACACACACCTTTTAGTTTAAGAAgtaataaatcatttatcaaaaataaatcacatgaagAGAAGGGTCTTCATGGCTTTGGCATTAAAGGTGTTGCCCATGAATGGCAAAAACCTGGTTAAAATCTGGAGACCTTGCAGTCATTTCCTATTTCTCTCCTCACATTTCTTATCATCTCTCCACTGTCAGCTGTGTAATAAGGACATCACATTtcctaaaaacaataaactaattaactaactaactacaAAATTAAGactaaatatttgtttttggtctttttatgtgGCTTTAAAAGTGTCCCGTTGTTTGTTTAACACAGGAAATTTCTACGTCCAAGGATTCATAAAACAGCTACATTATATACATGGTCATAAACTATATCATTCAGATCTTTGCCCTTACATTAGTGCCATGATATGCCTTTGAAAGTTGCACTGCAATTTCTGTTCCTGATGTCTTAAAAGCAAAGCAATTTGTTCTTTTCCCACTTACGTTCAACAGCTCCTGACACTTGCTGGGCTCACAGAGTCTCAGTATGCAATGCAGATAGATGCTAGACTTTGTTTGGTCACGGTGTTGAACAAAGCGGAAGGCTTCAAAGTTATAACGGGCAACCTTGGAAAGGCCATTGCTAGTCAGAGTTGTCCTTTGGTCCACTGCACAGCTAGTGAAAAGCAGagttattcatatatttaagaGGCAAATTGTTTAATGCACGTACGTACAGTATGAAGCTATATTAATAATGTGGGCTACCATACCCAGTGAAGAAGTTGTGCTTCTCAGTGTGTGACATGTTGTAAGCAGTGGGAGTCCCAAAGCAGTGATCAAGCAGAACATGGAAACTGAAAACAGGACATTGGGCTACTGAGTTACTGTTTGCCACAGGAATATAATGTGCTCAGTATTTGTTTTCATATAAACAAATTCACTATGAGCATTCACACATCCAAATACTTACTTTCCTGTCAGGTTAACAGCCTTCACCTCCACATAGATCCTTGATCGCAGCTCAAGTCCTCCTGAAGGTATGACTAATGGATAGCCATAATCAGAGTCCTGCAGCAATAAGATGTCAGAGTAAAATAAGTCTAGAGAAATAGCTCTGAAGTGTGTTTGAGGCAGCTCTTGTAAATGGCAACTTGTacttacattaaaaacactc is from Scomber scombrus chromosome 5, fScoSco1.1, whole genome shotgun sequence and encodes:
- the LOC133980714 gene encoding zona pellucida-like domain-containing protein 1, translating into MTLYLCLPLVIVLLQPALCLYNCSSEYQRTPDNLDLSVDCGTSIITLEVNLCTAQWAGFNSTDLALNGNHNDTDCQGSIDTSVDPPVIRYQLPVNHSQDNPCRHSLQIVDERPDPNGPFSSFLSIQSVIITGNIETPRSDQGLISYSTDLYYHFSCRYPLEYLINNTQIVASSVSVSNSDNNGTFIDTLKMSVFNDSDYGYPLVIPSGGLELRSRIYVEVKAVNLTGNFHVLLDHCFGTPTAYNMSHTEKHNFFTGCAVDQRTTLTSNGLSKVARYNFEAFRFVQHRDQTKSSIYLHCILRLCEPSKCQELLNACNTGGSRRKRSITPFGEESSESATVSVGPLYTARQDRPHAAAYSNNVTPEKDDMNVTGLVVGVVFGSAAAVLLVLGGWFALKKFYWMGGLPQSFH
- the zgc:162608 gene encoding apolipoprotein A-IV, with translation MHLKVVIFTLSFLTTSGYPLHRNTREATWADLKENQSHDKTELTKDLHTLYKNHIDDNGLYNQEDDLNKNPVAEEMQRKLNMESERLRARLRQELAELRARLSPSPAHLSSTLASMRERLAPLTQQLQSSLSSNTQDLCGQLSLYLQGLETVDSQAEVSPAHYQEAFQWMGQTLEHSGSKLADIISDFQTKSIGVIEHLKEISASEGEAARSELWQEMSSKLGQEVNSLRVEAQNRVGTFKAELAALLETARPLKPEVTASMERFCQNSALQSQMVQSRMERLFVGQGGELEVQEAPSLFLSSSSSTQLGGSLQEDFSVKLSALIQDILHSVQ